AAAAATCGTAGCTGCTTCATCAGCATCACTTTGATTTTCTAATATTTCATTAGCAATATCTGTTAATTTGTATTGCCAATCATCATCATTAATCGACTCAACTAACTTGTAAGCACGGAGAGAAAGAAATGTATTCATAGCAAGTTTGCTACGATTTTCTCCTTTCTGTAAATCATTTTGAGTTGAGTGGCTAGAAAAATAACGCTTGGCAATTTCATCCTGTAGAATACGGCGATCGGGTTGGCAATTTATACATAGTTGCACCAGTTCCGGTAAATTCATCGTTTTAGGTTCAAACTGATGCCCATAAGTAAATTTAAGTTTTTGTTCTGGCATATTGTAGCTGGTAATTGGAAATAATTCTAATTGTTTTGGCATATCCTGATTCTCTGGTTTAGATGAAGTTTTAATGTAATCAGGCGCTAACAAGAGTGCTTTTGCTTTCAGTGCTTTTTTATCTTTTAAGGGCGTAACCACTAATGGCGCATCTTCTTCAAATCGAAATTGTGATGCTTTAAGATAATTTTCATCTAATTCAAATGCCAACCAACGGCGATCGAGGGTTTCAGCTACTCTTCCCGTCATGTTTGAACCAGCGAACGGATCGAGAACTAAATCACCAGGTTCGGTACAAAGTGCGATCGCAAATTCAGGTAATGCTTGGGGAAATCGCGCCGGATGAGCTTTTATTCCTTCTTCCTTGCATCGCCTTTGGTAGTAATCATTAGATGCAGTGTTAGAAGCTGAAATAACATTAACAGGCTGTGCTAAATCGTTATCTAAAATCCAATTAAATTCTCCTAAGATTGGTTGACCGATTAATGTGTTCGATCCCCAAGTAGAATCGGCGATAATATTGGGAGGTATTGCACCCCCGCGATCGTTTTGAAACTTAGTAGAAATATCATGACCAGAGGGTCGTAGTTTTGCATCATACCCATTTTTCAAGAGGTTTTTCATCGCCTCGCTGTAAGGGCGTAAAACTCTCTTATTATTTGCTTTAGGATGGGGATCTTTTGATAACCACCAAACTGTATTTACAGCATCTTTTACCCGCTCTCTTCGCACTGTCACCCACTCAGCAGGTGTCGGAAGTTTGGCTGGGTTGTACCAAAAAAGCTCTTGGGCGAGGAAAAATCCTAAACCACCTTCTGATTTTGGTTTGCAAAGCTCTATTACTAACTCAAAATGATAAAGCGATCGCACGGGAAAACCTTTAAGCCAAGTTCCGCCAATATCGATTACTAGAGAGCCTTGGGGCTTGATAATTCGATAAAATTCACGGGCAAATTCTTTGAACCATTCGACGTATTTATGAGCATCTACATTGCCATATTCTTTCTTTCTTACTAGGGCAAAAGGTGGAGAAGTGCAAATTAGATCGACGCTCTCATCTGGCAATTCTGCCATGAGATCTAAACTATTACCTAAGTAGGCAGAACCTAGCTGCGTGGTGTAGTAAGGTTGACAGCTAATTTTGTTTGAAATATCAATTTTAGAAACACTTTGCACGATATCGCTTTCCTACAACAATCCAACGAGATATAGTAACGCTTTTTATCAACATATTGAACTAAGACTTGCCCAGATTAGTATAGCATTCATACCTGAAAGCTAGAAACCCGGTTTCTTCAAGAAACCGGGTTTTTAATTTCCAAGTCAATTGATGGGAATATCAATCATTAGCGTAAATGATATGAGAAAGGATGTTTATTGTTGATGATTTGAAAAAAGCTCGGTTTGCTCAAAAATTAATTATTGCGCCCTTTCCCTAAAACATTTAACAATCGGCACAATATAAGGAGAAGCTGTAATATTTCGCAAACACCGATGCTCGAACTACA
Above is a genomic segment from Leptolyngbyaceae cyanobacterium containing:
- a CDS encoding DNA methyltransferase; this translates as MQSVSKIDISNKISCQPYYTTQLGSAYLGNSLDLMAELPDESVDLICTSPPFALVRKKEYGNVDAHKYVEWFKEFAREFYRIIKPQGSLVIDIGGTWLKGFPVRSLYHFELVIELCKPKSEGGLGFFLAQELFWYNPAKLPTPAEWVTVRRERVKDAVNTVWWLSKDPHPKANNKRVLRPYSEAMKNLLKNGYDAKLRPSGHDISTKFQNDRGGAIPPNIIADSTWGSNTLIGQPILGEFNWILDNDLAQPVNVISASNTASNDYYQRRCKEEGIKAHPARFPQALPEFAIALCTEPGDLVLDPFAGSNMTGRVAETLDRRWLAFELDENYLKASQFRFEEDAPLVVTPLKDKKALKAKALLLAPDYIKTSSKPENQDMPKQLELFPITSYNMPEQKLKFTYGHQFEPKTMNLPELVQLCINCQPDRRILQDEIAKRYFSSHSTQNDLQKGENRSKLAMNTFLSLRAYKLVESINDDDWQYKLTDIANEILENQSDADEAATIFARHILTNLTGMSLLKAVEAINSRGDKPKLDLIGYELQEMGYSLSPNAIYVSTMRQWLQEAGVFEKTYEINWDRVYDILELDKDYIDEIYTLTAEQKYFLLAMLQMSIIELTKWNDIANYAVSVYKVRFPSKSFVKDIIQPLVELGLIETEKTTGGRGAKPNLVKLTEKAQRELLCKLLASIADMTEISQTELNRSFEDVVNDLDRPDKHIKGKALELLAIWMIRLTSLRFTKWRKRDYETGQGEVDVLAASDRFVYHRWQIQCKNTKRVDVEVLAKEVGMTFVTGADVVMIVTTGEFTRDAFQYAYRMMEVSRYYMVLIQKEDIEAIKEDRTNIIKILDRRARRVFAKKELGLTDNAVDEIEIEEDSLTEFDRTFEEE